In Acaryochloris marina S15, a single genomic region encodes these proteins:
- a CDS encoding serine/threonine-protein kinase → MTLCIAPQCSKPENSDNSVFCQTCGSELLLEGRYRVTQVIGQGGFGKTYEVREVVRATGTSNSGIPKVLKVLIDQQPKAVELFTREAQVLSQLRHPGIPHVDTDGHFIFWPRDSQTSLHCLIMEKIEGLDLCGYMKQRQFRPISEQLALEWLMQIMTILDEVHAKQFFHRDIKPSNIMLRPDGQMVLIDFGAVRAVTQTYMAKQGAQGVTGIHSMGFTPPEQMNGQAVMQSDFYALGRTWIYLLTGKEPTDSSIYDPYSDQCQWRESATHISPPFANLVDDLMARLPKDRPANTQIILQRLRDLDRGLEQSRQQTEVSPASSPPPFSRPVAPSSPTQPPPVPPSNLPPTDLQAPPEPLPAYVPPPQSAPFPISQPPTGVPSTDIQTPGYSTPPNPSSQQNQPPLPPPKKELEEANQQIKTAWIAGTVTTVITLLAMLVLSGSEGGDLLWIDVLLTAGFTFGIYKKIRACAVLMLIYFILSKLLQIIAALDANAGINPIAIGFGGLFLYFYAQGVKGTYTFHRLTNPQQP, encoded by the coding sequence ATGACCCTCTGTATTGCCCCTCAATGTTCCAAGCCAGAAAATTCTGACAACAGCGTATTTTGCCAAACCTGTGGGTCAGAGCTCCTCCTAGAAGGTCGATATCGCGTTACCCAAGTCATTGGCCAAGGCGGATTTGGCAAAACCTATGAAGTGCGCGAAGTAGTTAGAGCCACAGGTACCAGCAATAGTGGCATTCCTAAAGTTCTCAAAGTCTTGATCGATCAGCAGCCCAAAGCCGTTGAATTGTTTACACGGGAAGCCCAAGTCCTTAGCCAACTGCGTCATCCTGGCATTCCCCATGTCGACACCGATGGCCACTTTATCTTTTGGCCACGGGATAGCCAGACTTCTCTACATTGCCTGATCATGGAAAAAATCGAGGGGCTAGATCTATGCGGCTATATGAAACAGCGTCAGTTTCGGCCCATCAGTGAACAGCTAGCCCTGGAATGGTTGATGCAAATCATGACTATTTTGGATGAAGTGCATGCTAAACAATTTTTCCATCGCGATATCAAACCATCCAACATCATGCTGCGCCCGGATGGACAGATGGTGCTAATTGACTTCGGTGCCGTCAGAGCTGTAACCCAAACCTACATGGCCAAGCAAGGGGCTCAAGGGGTAACTGGTATTCATTCCATGGGGTTCACGCCCCCCGAGCAGATGAATGGACAGGCCGTGATGCAGTCCGATTTTTATGCCCTGGGTCGAACATGGATCTATCTGTTAACTGGCAAAGAGCCTACCGATAGCAGTATCTACGATCCCTATAGCGACCAATGCCAATGGCGAGAGTCAGCAACCCACATTTCACCCCCCTTCGCAAATTTAGTGGATGACTTGATGGCCCGATTGCCCAAGGATCGGCCAGCTAACACGCAAATTATTCTGCAACGTTTACGAGATCTAGATCGAGGTTTAGAACAATCTCGCCAGCAAACTGAGGTGAGTCCAGCTTCTAGCCCACCCCCTTTCTCCAGGCCAGTAGCGCCATCCTCACCGACTCAGCCTCCTCCTGTCCCTCCATCAAACTTGCCTCCTACGGATCTTCAGGCACCGCCCGAACCCTTACCTGCCTATGTGCCGCCTCCCCAATCTGCCCCTTTCCCCATCTCACAACCCCCGACAGGTGTACCTTCTACAGATATTCAGACACCTGGATATTCCACCCCACCCAATCCTTCTAGCCAGCAAAACCAACCACCATTGCCACCGCCTAAGAAAGAATTAGAGGAGGCGAATCAGCAGATCAAAACAGCCTGGATTGCAGGTACAGTTACGACCGTTATTACGTTGCTGGCCATGTTGGTACTATCAGGGTCAGAAGGAGGAGACTTGTTATGGATTGATGTCTTGCTAACGGCAGGTTTTACGTTTGGTATTTATAAGAAAATACGCGCTTGCGCTGTACTGATGTTGATTTACTTTATTTTGAGTAAATTGCTGCAAATCATTGCTGCTCTT